The Stigmatella erecta sequence CTCCTCCGTCTTGCCGTAGAAGCGCTCCAGCGCCTCCTTCATCCCCGCGAGCAGCGCCTCCTCGCGCGAGGCGTGCACGTACACGTGGTCCGGGGCGATGCACGTCTGCCCCGCGTTGACGAACTTGCCCCAGATGATGCGCTCGGCCGCGGCCTTCACGTCCGCGGTGGCATCCACGATGACCGGGGACTTGCCGCCCAGCTCCAGCGTCACGCCGGCCAGGTGCCGCGCCGCCGCGGCCATCACCTTCTGGCCCACGCGGCCGCCGCCCGTGAAGAAGAAGTGGTCGAAGGGCAGCTGCAGCAGCGCATCGCCCACCTCCGGGCCGCCCTGCACCACCGTCACCTCGGGGGGCTCGAAGGTGTCGCGCACCAGCGTCTCCAGGAAGGCGGCCGTGTGCGGCGTGCGCTCGCTGGGCTTGAGCATCACGCAGTTGCCCGCGGCCACCGCGGCGATGAGCGGGTTGATGGCCAGGCAGAACGGGTAGTTCCACGGCGAGAGGATGAGCACCACGCCCTTGGCCTCGGCGTGCACCTCGCTGCGCGTGCCCGCCAGCAGCACGGGGGCTCCCACCCGGCGCGGCTTCATCCACGTCTTCAGGTGGCGGGCGGTGTGCGCCAGCTCCAGCAGCACCGGCAGCACCTCGGTGCTCTCCACCTCCGCGCGCGGCTTGCGGAAGTCCGCGAACAGGGCCTCGGCGAGCGCCTCGCGCCGGGCCAGCAGGTTCGTCTTCAGCCGCGCGAGCCGGGAGAGCCGCTCCGCCGCGGCCGTCTGGGCCATGTCCCAGCGGCGCGCCCGGAGCCGCTCGAAGGAGTCCCGCAGGGGCTGGTGGGTGTCCTCGGCTGCTTCCGGTACCACGAGGCGCATGGCTTGCTCTCCTGCTCCTGTTCGCGAACCCCCCAACGCCGGGGGGCCCGCGCCTCTTCCCGAGGCGGCGAAGGGGCTACTCCAGCCAACGTGCCAGCCGCGCCGCAAGCCCCTTCATGCCCTTTCCCGTGTAGGGGGGGTAGAAGACCGAGGCGGCCGAGGGCAGCGCCTGCGTCATCACCGCGCGCTCGTGGCTGAAGGTCCGGAAGCCGTGGTGGCCGTGGTAGTTGCCCAGGCCACTCATGCCCACGCCGCCAAAGGGCAGGTTCGGGTTGACGAACTGCAGGAGCACGTTGTTCACCACCGCCCCGCCCGAGGTGGTGCGCTGGAGGATCTCCTCCACGCGCCGGCCATCCTGGCTGAAGATGTAGAGGGCCAGGGGCTTTCCGCCCGCGTTGATGTGGCCATACACCTCGTCCAGCTCGCGGAACGTCAGGATGGGCAGCACGGGGCCGAAGATTTCCGCCTCCATGACGGCCATGTCCGGCCGCACGCCCGACAGCAGCGTGGGGGCCACATACCGCGCCGCGGCATCCTCCTGGCCGCCCACCT is a genomic window containing:
- a CDS encoding aldehyde dehydrogenase family protein; translation: MRLVVPEAAEDTHQPLRDSFERLRARRWDMAQTAAAERLSRLARLKTNLLARREALAEALFADFRKPRAEVESTEVLPVLLELAHTARHLKTWMKPRRVGAPVLLAGTRSEVHAEAKGVVLILSPWNYPFCLAINPLIAAVAAGNCVMLKPSERTPHTAAFLETLVRDTFEPPEVTVVQGGPEVGDALLQLPFDHFFFTGGGRVGQKVMAAAARHLAGVTLELGGKSPVIVDATADVKAAAERIIWGKFVNAGQTCIAPDHVYVHASREEALLAGMKEALERFYGKTEEARRASPDLCRMVDGAAFTRVRGLLDRTVQAGARLVAGGGVDAASRYIAPTVLADVTARSPVMEEEIFGPLLPVLRYEQTDALVESLRADGKPLALYVFSQDEAAVESLLKRTSAGGTVVNNVLLQVTNPHLPFGGVGPSGLGAYHGEEGFRELSHARAVLWQGRASLAHFFFPPYTGKAQQLARLASRMFE